TTCCTCCCGAGCCTTACGCTTATCGCTTAGGAATGTTGGGAGTCAACCTTACCTACCCTATCGAAAGTTTGTATAAAAATAAATACAAAATGCAGGAATCAAGGGAAAATATAAGCCTCGCCAAACTTCAGATTGAAGAAAATGAGGAAAATATAAGACATAAGGTATATGAAGCGTATAAAAAATTCGAAGAGACCGATCAAAAGGTAAAAATTTCAGAAGAAGCGATTACTCAGGCAAAAGAAAACTACAGAATTGTAAGAACGAAATATGCCAACAAACTAAGCTTAATCACCGAACTGATCGATGCCGACAACGCTTATCTTGAAGCACAGTCGAACCTTATTTCCGTAAAAATCAACAGACAACTTAAATATTATCAACTCCAATACACGATTGGAAACTTATAAAAACTATGGCACAGAAGCAATTAACACGAAAAGAAAAAAGAATTAACAAAACGATTACTTTACTGGCGTGGATCCTTATTATCAGTGGGATTACAGGGATGGTGAGCTTTTATCTTTTTTCGAGAAAAAACGTGACCACCAACGATGCGCAGATCGAACAATATATCACCCCTGTTTCAAGCAAAGTTTCGGGTTTCATTAAAATCATTAAGTTTAACGAAAATCAGTTTGTTCATAAAGGGGATACTTTGATTGTGATTGATAATCGTGAATTCGTTAATCAGGTGAAAATGGCAGAAGCTAATCTTCATGCCAATTCAGAAAATATCAGCACCATTGAAAGCGGTGTGAGCACGAAAGCAAGTGACACGAAAATCATTGACGCTAAAATAGCCTCGGCAAAGATCGATATCTGGAGAACGGAACAGGATTTTAAGAGATACAGAAACCTCGTAGACGAAGATGCGGCAACCGAGCAGCAATTTGAAAATGTAAAAGCTTCTTATGAACAGGCAAAAGCGAACCTTTTAGCACTTGACCAGCAAAAAAATGCCGTGAGAGCCAGTGTTAATGAGCAGGAAACGAAAGTGGCTCCCGTAAAAAGTCAGATTCAGCAAAGCTCTGCCAGTCTGAATAATGCTAAACTTTTCCTTTCTTACACCGTGGTTACTGCACCTTACGATGGATGGGTGGGTAAAAAGACCATTCAGGAAGGGCAATTAATCAAAGAAGGTCAGGCTTTGGTGCAAATTGTAAGCAAAGAAAAATGGATCATCGCGAATTATAAAGAAACGCAGTTGGGACAGATTGACCAAAATAAAGAAGTTATCATTACTGCGGATGCCTATCCTGATGTTGAATTCAAAGGAAAAATACTTTCGGTGTCTCCGGCTTCAGGTTCGCAGTTTTCATTGGTAAAACCGGATAATGCAACAGGAAATTTCGTAAAAATCGAACAACGATTTCCAGTGAAAATTATTCTCGATAAAAATCAGAATAACGAAAAACTACTTTCCGGAATGAATGTTCTGGTGAGTGCGAAGAAGATATAGAGTTTGAGGGTTTTAGGGTTTTAGAGTTTTAGAGTTTTAGAGTTTTAGAGTTTTAGAGTTTTAGAGTTTTAGAGTTTTAGAGTTTTAGAGTTTTAGAGTTTTAGCAAAAATAATAGATACGACAATCTTTCACATGATCTCATCTTCAAATTTTAAAATTAAATTATTTTTTTAGCGAAAGGGCAAAACGCAAATTGCAAATCTGCGAATTTTTTCTTGAGCATATTTGTTATTTACCTTTTACTTTTTTTTACACCCTGCTTTTTGTCTTTTCGCTTTTTTTATTCATAATAATTTAGTTTAAACTTAAAAAAATGATGTCCGAAAATTCCTGTTTAATAATGAATAGTTGAGGGAGAGTACACAGCCCTAGCCCCGATTGCAACGGCATCCTTTTTTGTTGCGGGCGGAGCGAAGCGGAGCCCATAACAAAAAAGATATAGTGGAAAGCGGGAAAAAGCTCCTAAAAAAGTTTTAAAAAATTCAATATAAAAACACATTAGGTAATCTTCACGGATTCACCTTTTAAAGAAAATCATGCAACACAATACAGTTTATCATCAATGGGTACCACAATGGCTGAAACTGCCGCTTCTGATTTTGGCGCTGTTTCCCCACCTGATGTTGTTGTCGCTTTTGCACTCCAATAGCGCCTTCACATCTTCTTTTATGGATGTAGATTCAGACGACATCCAATACTTAATGATTTTGATGTACGGGACATTTGTGGTTACCCTTTTAGTTATACAGCGGTTTATGGCGTATTTCAGCGTAAAATATTATACGTTGCTCATGTCTTCCGTTTCTATTCTTATCCTTTACGGGCTTTCAGTAACGAGCGATTACCATATTATTCTGGTGATCCGCTTTCTGGAAGGGGTTTTCGGAGTAATGGAAGGTGCCATTTTCCTGCCGCTGATTGTCGCCGAGCTCAAAACGAGACATGCCAAGGAGATCGCCTACACTTTTATGTATACGATTATACTTACAGGCGGAACCTTGACGACCTCACTCATGAAATCCAGCATTGAAGATTATGACTTTAAGCATATGATCCTTATGATGGTTTATTTCCATGTTTTTGTGTTGATTATTGCTTTTGCGATCTTCAATAAAAACAGATTTTTTCCTAAAAAACCTTTGTATCAGTTAGATATTACAAGTTGGTTCCTACTTTGGGGATGCCTGCAAGCGGGTGGCTATGCTTTAATTTACGGGAAAAGATTAATGTGGTTTGAATCTGATATTATCATTCTTTGCTTTCTCATTTTTTTGCTATTCGGAGGATTATTTATGTTAAAACAGAGAAATCAGCCGCGTCCTTTCTTTCATTTTGAAGTATTCAGTTCAAAAAATCTGATTGCCGGAGTGATTCTGTTTTTTATCTTTTACATTCTCCGAGCTTCTGTCAATAATGTGTACAGCATCATGGCAACGGTCTGGAAATGGCCGTGGGACTATATTGTAGAAATCCAGTATTGGAATGTGGCAGGAAGTCTTTTGGGTGTGTTTGCATCGGCTTTATGTATTACGAAAGGCGCTTCATCACGTTTGGTTTTCTTTACAGGATTTATGATTCTTGCGATTGATTGTGCGTGGTTTACCTATACTTTTTATCCCGATACGACCCTGCCAACGATTTGTCCGCCACTTTTTCTTCAGGGTGTAGGTCAGGGACTTCTTTTCACGCCTTTGGTTTTCTTTTTAATTGCCGGAATGCCCGAAAAATACGTTTCTAACGCAACCGCGGTGGGAACGGCAACAAGGTTCTGGACAACTGCCATTGGATATGCGTTGATGCAGAATTTGATGTTATTTTTAACATTAAAACATTCCGATTCGCTGAGTTCAGACTTTACAGATACCAATCCTCTGTTTTATTCCCAGTGGAATCAGGTTTTTGGAGCTCAGATTGCTAAACTTCCTGTTAATGAATCCATATCGATGACGGCAGGAGCTTTTAAGGCTAAAATTAACGCCCAGGCCATTCTGCTTTCCAATATGGAAATATTCACAGGATTGTTTTGGCTTGCTTTAATCACTGCATTTGTGATTTTATTGTATCATCCGGTGAAAATTGCGGTGAGGAATATAATGTGATTTTTAAATTTATCGGATTTACTTGCAACTATTGATGCTTTTATAAAAGTTGCTAAACTTAAAGATATTTCGGCACTATAAGATAGAAATCCCCATCGTAAATTACGATGGGGATTCTTATTATCTAATCACGGATTGTAAATCCGTGATATTGGGGAACTTGCAGAAAAGTCTCAAGTGAGTAATAAAAGCCTTTCTCGCTATGAGTTGGGAAGCAGTATTCCCCTCGCTACCGCACGATTGCATCGTGTGGTTTAATAACCAAAATCTTTTTAAATATTTAGCAAAACTTATGAAATATACCCCCAGGATTCTAGAACTTATAATGAGGACTCA
The sequence above is a segment of the Chryseobacterium sp. MYb264 genome. Coding sequences within it:
- a CDS encoding HlyD family secretion protein, giving the protein MAQKQLTRKEKRINKTITLLAWILIISGITGMVSFYLFSRKNVTTNDAQIEQYITPVSSKVSGFIKIIKFNENQFVHKGDTLIVIDNREFVNQVKMAEANLHANSENISTIESGVSTKASDTKIIDAKIASAKIDIWRTEQDFKRYRNLVDEDAATEQQFENVKASYEQAKANLLALDQQKNAVRASVNEQETKVAPVKSQIQQSSASLNNAKLFLSYTVVTAPYDGWVGKKTIQEGQLIKEGQALVQIVSKEKWIIANYKETQLGQIDQNKEVIITADAYPDVEFKGKILSVSPASGSQFSLVKPDNATGNFVKIEQRFPVKIILDKNQNNEKLLSGMNVLVSAKKI